The following coding sequences are from one Gadus morhua chromosome 10, gadMor3.0, whole genome shotgun sequence window:
- the LOC115552704 gene encoding protocadherin gamma-A11 has protein sequence MEQKGRHPWRQRRPFAFFVFAFTMLLVETSGQIKYSIFEEIKEGTAVGNIAKDLGLDRNMLKQRRFRIVSSATEPLFLVNQNDGILYVNQSIDREKICDRVSVCLINLKSVLENPLEIHYVAVEVLDVNDHSPLFPEEKKTIEISESSLPGARFQLHAAWDPDGGIHSVQHYMLSANNHFRLEVKDRGKEGKVPILYLQSPLDREKSSFHNLLLTATDGGKPARTGTVEIHIDVLDVNDNMPVFTKEEYSASLNENSPIGTTVLQVNATDLDEGLNGEVIYSFGNVKNKVREVFAVDQMTGEITVKGSMDYEIEDGYEIDIQASDRGAVPFRTDKSVSIQVVDQNDNAPEIDVTSLSNTISEDSRPGTTVALISITDLDSGINGKVTSLVSGDVPFTLAPSIQDNMYAVVTKSPLDREKQPFYDLTIVAKDAGNPPLSSELTLTIDVSDVNDNKPEFSRNLYTFYLNENNAQGTSLFSVTATDRDEGENAVITYHIIRDDSTDSKITPILNINPENGDIQALQSFDFEKLKMFKFLVLASDGGIPKMNSNVTVNVFILDQNDNAPVILYPLSSNGSAEGVEETARNMKAGHLVTKVRAYDADVGYNGWLLFSFELVTDHSLFGLDRYTGRIRTLRSFTETDEAQHKLVILVKDNGNVSLSATATVVVKLVEPKEAISASDVKSVSKADEESNVTFYLMITLGSVSALFIASIIMLVVMQCSKPRELSAAKYLQETNYDGTLCHSIQYRSGEKRYMLVGPRMSIGSTIVPGSNGNTLVVPDRRSTSTEVRLTSVFSVLLLPGKYVFNMNILI, from the coding sequence ATGGAACAAAAAGGACGTCATCCATGGCGACAAAGAAGACCGTTTGCTTTCTTTGTGTTCGCATTCACGATGCTTCTTGTGGAGACATCCGGCCAGATCAAATATTCTATATTTGAAGAAATTAAAGAAGGGACCGCAGTAGGGAATATCGCTAAGGACCTCGGACTGGATCGGAACATGTTGAAACAGAGGAGATTTCGCATTGTATCGAGTGCTACCGAGCCCCTTTTCCTGGTAAATCAAAATGATGGCATTTTATACGTGAACCAGAGCATAGATCGCGAGAAAATTTGCGACCGGGTCAGTGTTTGTTTGATTAACCTCAAAAGCGTGCTGGAAAACCCTCTCGAGATCCATTATGTCGCAGTGGAAGTGTTGGATGTAAATGACCACTCGCCACTTTTTCcagaggaaaagaaaacaatagAGATTTCAGAGTCATCCTTACCAGGAGCAAGGTTCCAATTACACGCTGCCTGGGACCCAGATGGGGGGATACATTCTGTTCAACATTATATGCTCAGTGCAAATAATCATTTTAGGTTGGAGGTGAAAGATCGCGGGAAGGAGGGTAAAGTTCctattttgtatttgcaaaGCCCGCTTGACAGAGAAAAATCTAGTTTTCATAATCTATTACTTACTGCAACGGACGGTGGGAAGCCTGCCAGAACAGGGACGGTGGAAATACACATTGATGTGTTAGATGTGAACGATAATATGCCTGTTTTCACAAAGGAGGAGTATTCTGCGTCTTTGAACGAAAACTCCCCGATTGGCACCACAGTCCTTCAAGTAAATGCCACGGATTTAGATGAAGGCTTGAACGGCGAAGTTATATATTCGTTTGGTAACGTCAAAAATAAGGTCCGAGAAGTGTTCGCCGTTGATCAGATGACAGGCGAAATAACAGTGAAAGGCAGTATGGACTATGAAATTGAGGACGGTTATGAGATTGATATTCAAGCATCTGACAGAGGAGCTGTACCATTCAGaacggataaaagcgtcagcattCAGGTTGTGGACCAAAATGACAATGCACCAGAAATTGACGTGACCTCGTTGTCTAACACAATTTCCGAAGATTCTAGACCAGGAACCACGGTAGCATTAATAAGCATAACGGATTTAGATTCCGGAATCAACGGAAAAGTTACGAGCCTTGTAAGCGGCGATGTGCCTTTCACACTCGCACCTTCCATTCAGGACAACATGTACGCGGTGGTCACAAAGTCCCCGCTGGACAGAGAGAAGCAGCCCTTCTACGACTTAACAATAGTGGCCAAAGACGCAGGGAATCCACCCCTGTCCTCGGAGCTTACATTAACAATCGATGTCTCAGACGTCAATGATAACAAACCTGAATTTTCCCGAAACCTTTATACGTTCTACCTTAATGAGAATAACGCCCAGGGGACATCGTTGTTTTCCGTGACGGCGACGGATCGCGACGAAGGAGAAAACGCAGTTATTACGTACCATATCATAAGAGACGATAGCACTGACAGTAAGATAACACCAATTCTAAACATTAACCCCGAAAATGGAGATATACAAGCGCTTCAAAGTTTCGATTTTGAAAAACTGAAAATGTTCAAATTCCTCGTTCTTGCCTCGGACGGAGGGATCCCAAAAATGAACAGCAACGTCACAGTCAACGTGTTCATTTTGGATCAGAACGACAACGCTCCAGTTATCTTGTATCCACTCAGCTCCAATGGTTCTGCTGAGGGCGTTGAGGAGACGGCGCGTAACATGAAAGCAGGCCACCTGGTGACTAAAGTGAGAGCCTATGATGCCGATGTGGGATATAACGGCTGGCTGTTGTTCTCTTTCGAGTTGGTTACGGACCACAGTCTCTTTGGTTTGGACCGCTATACTGGACGGATAAGAACACTGCGCTCATTCACAGAGACAGACGAGGCTCAACATAAACTGGTCATACTGGTCAAAGACAATGGGAACGTGTCACTCTCAGCAACAGCTACTGTGGTTGTCAAGCTGGTTGAGCCCAAAGAGGCCATTTCAGCTTCTGATGTGAAAAGTGTTTCAAAGGCAGACGAGGAGAGCAATGTCACTTTTTATCTGATGATAACTCTGggctctgtctctgctctcttcATCGCCAGCATCATCATGTTGGTTGTGATGCAATGCTCCAAACCAAGGGAACTTAGCGCTGCCAAATATTTACAAGAAACCAACTATGATGGAACTTTGTGTCACAGCATCCAGTACAGATCTGGAGAGAAACGCTACATGTTAGTTGGACCCAGAATGAGTATAGGATCTACTATAGTCCCGGGGAGCAATGGGAACACTCTAGTGGTCCCTGACAGGAGGAGTAcatctacagaggtaagattaaCTTCAGTCTTTAGTGTTTTACTTTTGCCAGGAAAGTACGTTTttaacatgaacattttaatttaa